A part of Amycolatopsis lurida genomic DNA contains:
- a CDS encoding globin has product MSVTEPDPTTLYEAIGGEPVFTRIVARFYAEVAVDEVLRPLYPEEDLGPAEERFRLFLMQYWGGPHTYSDQRGHPRLRMRHAPFKIGPIERDAWLRCIKIAVDEEKIEEPYRSQLWAYLEMAANSMMNSFV; this is encoded by the coding sequence GTGTCCGTGACCGAACCTGACCCCACCACCTTGTACGAAGCGATCGGCGGCGAACCGGTCTTCACCCGGATCGTCGCTCGGTTCTACGCCGAAGTGGCGGTCGACGAGGTGCTTCGCCCGCTGTACCCCGAGGAGGACCTCGGCCCGGCCGAGGAGCGTTTCCGGCTGTTCCTCATGCAGTACTGGGGCGGTCCGCACACCTATTCGGATCAGCGCGGTCACCCTCGGCTGCGGATGCGGCACGCTCCGTTCAAGATCGGTCCGATCGAACGCGACGCCTGGCTGCGCTGCATCAAGATCGCGGTCGACGAGGAGAAGATCGAGGAGCCCTACCGCTCGCAGCTGTGGGCGTACCTCGAGATGGCCGCCAACAGCATGATGAACAGCTTCGTGTGA